In the genome of Bacteroidales bacterium, one region contains:
- a CDS encoding bifunctional UDP-3-O-[3-hydroxymyristoyl] N-acetylglucosamine deacetylase/3-hydroxyacyl-ACP dehydratase: protein MSEKQRTIIREISLKGTGLHTGKDVTITFKPAPENTGYIFRRVDLENKPEIKALVDYVVETSRSTVLQYNGASVATVEHVLSAVYGIGIDNIFIEIDGPEMPILDGSSIMYVNVLKEVGLKEQNAERKYFELDESISLIDEVKDSKIHAYPAEELSLNVMIDYNSTVLGNQYACLSSLSDYKTEIAPCKTFVFLKELEILLKNNQIKGGDLTNALVIVDKEFTQKEFDRIADLFHKDHQVYNGRGVLNEKDMVFSNDPARHKLLDLLGDMALAGMPIKGKIIASKPGHFSNIQFVKKIREQIKKNQKKNKIPKYNPDNKPVYDINGIKNILPHRPPFLLVDKIIELTGDYIVGVKNVTMNEPFFSGHFPDEPVMPGVLIVEAMAQTGGILVLNSVDDPENYLTYFMKIDKVRFKKKVVPGDTLIFKLELISPMRRGIANMKAQAFVGENLVTEGELMAQIVKTK from the coding sequence ATGTCAGAAAAACAAAGAACTATAATAAGAGAAATCAGCTTAAAAGGTACCGGACTACATACCGGAAAAGATGTTACTATTACATTTAAACCTGCTCCCGAAAACACGGGATATATTTTCAGAAGAGTAGATTTAGAAAATAAGCCCGAAATTAAAGCTTTGGTTGATTATGTTGTTGAAACTTCAAGAAGTACGGTATTACAATATAACGGTGCTTCGGTTGCAACCGTTGAACATGTGCTGTCTGCCGTTTACGGAATAGGAATTGATAATATTTTTATTGAAATTGACGGTCCCGAGATGCCTATTCTTGACGGAAGCTCAATTATGTATGTAAATGTTTTAAAGGAAGTTGGTTTAAAAGAGCAAAATGCCGAACGAAAATACTTTGAACTTGACGAATCTATTTCATTAATTGATGAAGTAAAAGACAGCAAAATTCATGCTTATCCTGCCGAAGAATTGAGCCTTAATGTTATGATTGACTATAACTCTACAGTGCTCGGCAACCAATATGCTTGCTTAAGTTCTTTATCTGATTATAAAACTGAAATAGCACCTTGTAAAACTTTTGTTTTTTTAAAAGAACTTGAAATATTATTAAAAAATAATCAAATAAAAGGCGGTGATTTAACAAATGCATTAGTAATTGTAGATAAAGAATTTACACAAAAAGAATTTGACAGAATTGCTGATTTATTTCACAAAGACCATCAGGTTTATAACGGACGAGGGGTTTTAAATGAAAAAGATATGGTTTTTTCTAATGATCCCGCACGTCATAAACTTTTAGATTTATTAGGCGATATGGCTCTTGCCGGAATGCCGATAAAAGGAAAAATAATTGCCTCAAAACCCGGACATTTTTCAAACATTCAATTTGTAAAAAAGATAAGAGAGCAAATTAAAAAAAATCAAAAAAAGAATAAAATTCCGAAATATAATCCTGACAATAAACCTGTTTATGACATTAATGGAATTAAAAATATTCTGCCGCACAGACCTCCGTTTTTATTAGTCGATAAAATAATTGAACTGACAGGAGATTATATTGTAGGTGTTAAGAATGTTACAATGAACGAACCTTTTTTCTCAGGTCATTTTCCCGACGAACCTGTAATGCCGGGCGTTTTAATTGTAGAAGCAATGGCACAAACAGGAGGAATATTAGTTTTAAACTCAGTAGATGACCCTGAAAACTATTTAACATATTTCATGAAAATTGACAAGGTTAGGTTTAAAAAGAAAGTTGTTCCCGGAGATACCCTAATTTTTAAATTAGAACTGATTTCCCCGATGCGACGAGGAATTGCAAATATGAAAGCTCAAGCGTTTGTAGGAGAAAATTTAGTAACCGAAGGAGAATTAATGGCACAAATAGTAAAAACTAAATAA
- the lpxA gene encoding acyl-ACP--UDP-N-acetylglucosamine O-acyltransferase, translated as MISPLANIHPNAKIAESTNIEAFVTIKEDVVIGERTHIQANAVIMDGARIGSDVVIFPGAVISAIPQDLKYAGEKTLVEIGNGTIIREFVTVNKGTAAKMKTVIGQKCLIMAYSHVAHDCVLGDNIILANGVQLAGEVEVDDFAILGGGTLVHQFTRIGEHVMTQGGLLLGKDIPPYVKAAREPASFAGLNSIGLRRRGFSGEVINSIQDIYRIIFNSGLNYKDAIKKLETDIKDSEEKTLILGFIKKSKRGLITGYS; from the coding sequence ATGATAAGTCCTTTAGCAAATATTCATCCGAATGCAAAAATTGCAGAAAGTACAAACATTGAAGCTTTTGTTACAATAAAAGAAGATGTTGTAATAGGAGAAAGGACTCATATTCAGGCAAATGCCGTTATTATGGACGGTGCACGAATAGGTAGTGATGTAGTAATTTTCCCCGGTGCCGTTATTTCGGCAATACCGCAAGATTTAAAGTATGCAGGCGAAAAAACATTAGTTGAAATAGGTAACGGAACGATTATAAGAGAATTTGTAACCGTAAATAAAGGAACTGCTGCAAAAATGAAAACCGTTATCGGTCAAAAATGCTTAATAATGGCATATTCTCATGTTGCACATGATTGTGTTTTAGGAGATAATATAATTTTGGCAAATGGTGTTCAATTAGCCGGAGAAGTTGAAGTTGATGATTTTGCAATTCTCGGAGGAGGAACATTAGTACATCAATTTACCAGAATAGGAGAACACGTTATGACCCAAGGCGGATTATTATTAGGTAAAGATATTCCGCCTTATGTTAAAGCAGCACGAGAACCTGCGTCATTTGCCGGCTTAAATTCTATCGGTTTGAGAAGACGAGGATTCTCAGGCGAGGTAATCAACTCAATTCAAGACATATACAGAATTATATTCAACAGCGGTCTTAACTATAAAGATGCTATTAAAAAGCTTGAAACAGATATTAAAGATTCAGAAGAAAAAACTTTGATATTAGGCTTTATAAAAAAATCTAAGCGAGGTTTAATTACGGGATACTCCTAA
- a CDS encoding IS1634 family transposase → MPNFIYIWWFENNDYLCNMFVRRKTSKNSPKIAIQLVENIRDGKKVKQKIIRHFGTALDEREAKILTQLALVYKDRLQSQSSQIQLFEKSIFDTIEKIVESSQAKQPERLDVNLRNIVEEKRITTGIHQVFGKIFDNVGFMEVLKTPSNKKSSVRLLKNIVIGRIAEPASKRSTARLLSEEYGVKTQLTSIYRMMDFIDDKAIEKIQHKTYSYTKQLKGEELDVVFYDCTGLYFESFQQDGLMQNGYSKDGKFNQAQIILSILVTKQGLPVGYQVYSGNTFEGNTLEDAVNLIKEKYKINEVIFVADSGLISHKNIQELHTNDVSFIMGARIKNQNRKITTQILDKSDYKLINNKQHETGLKFKQISINENFTMTVTYSPKRAEKDKYDREAAIEKLKQKLKKSKNPKGLLSNFGYKKFLKVEGNANLEIDEQKLEDAQKWDGLKGIVSNTKNLSPLQQITHYAGLWQVEETFRISKHDVKMRPIYHWTDKRIKAHIAICFMALSCMRFAEYEVAARYKKISPSEIRRQLKQVQTSILKDKSTNKLYALPSKIQEDAYKILRLYDIKHITTPYEII, encoded by the coding sequence GTGCCTAATTTTATTTATATTTGGTGGTTTGAAAATAATGATTATCTTTGCAACATGTTTGTAAGAAGAAAAACAAGTAAAAATTCGCCTAAAATTGCGATTCAATTAGTTGAAAATATAAGGGACGGCAAAAAGGTTAAACAGAAGATTATCAGGCATTTCGGCACTGCATTGGACGAGCGGGAGGCAAAAATATTAACGCAGCTTGCACTCGTTTATAAAGACAGGCTGCAATCGCAATCATCTCAGATACAGTTGTTTGAGAAAAGCATTTTTGATACGATAGAAAAAATAGTTGAGAGTTCTCAAGCAAAACAGCCCGAAAGATTGGATGTTAATTTACGAAATATTGTAGAAGAAAAAAGAATAACAACCGGAATTCATCAAGTATTTGGGAAAATATTTGATAATGTCGGGTTTATGGAAGTACTGAAAACGCCTTCAAATAAAAAATCATCCGTTCGTTTATTGAAAAATATTGTCATAGGACGCATTGCAGAACCGGCAAGCAAACGCTCAACAGCAAGATTATTATCAGAAGAATATGGAGTAAAAACACAGCTCACTTCTATTTACAGAATGATGGATTTTATTGATGATAAGGCAATTGAAAAGATTCAGCACAAAACATATTCTTACACAAAACAATTAAAAGGCGAAGAGTTAGATGTTGTTTTTTATGATTGCACCGGTCTTTATTTTGAAAGTTTTCAGCAAGACGGACTGATGCAAAATGGTTACAGCAAAGACGGCAAATTTAATCAAGCACAAATTATTCTTTCAATTTTGGTAACAAAACAAGGCTTACCGGTCGGTTATCAGGTGTATTCGGGCAATACCTTTGAGGGCAACACATTGGAAGATGCCGTTAATTTGATAAAAGAAAAGTATAAAATAAATGAAGTCATATTTGTTGCAGATTCGGGTCTTATCAGTCATAAAAACATTCAAGAGCTTCATACTAATGATGTTTCGTTTATTATGGGTGCAAGGATAAAAAACCAAAACAGAAAAATTACAACACAAATTCTTGATAAATCAGATTATAAATTAATAAATAATAAGCAACATGAAACAGGACTTAAATTTAAGCAAATATCAATAAATGAGAATTTTACGATGACAGTAACATACAGTCCGAAACGTGCCGAAAAAGATAAATATGACAGGGAGGCAGCTATTGAAAAATTAAAACAGAAATTAAAAAAATCAAAAAATCCCAAGGGTTTACTGAGTAATTTTGGATATAAAAAATTTCTGAAAGTAGAAGGTAATGCCAATTTAGAAATAGATGAGCAGAAATTGGAAGATGCCCAAAAATGGGACGGACTGAAAGGTATTGTAAGCAATACTAAAAATTTAAGTCCTTTGCAACAAATCACGCATTATGCGGGACTTTGGCAAGTCGAAGAAACATTTAGAATAAGCAAACATGATGTAAAAATGCGTCCTATTTATCATTGGACAGACAAGCGAATAAAGGCACATATTGCCATTTGTTTTATGGCTTTATCTTGCATGCGATTTGCTGAGTATGAGGTTGCTGCAAGATATAAGAAAATTAGTCCGTCAGAAATAAGAAGACAACTTAAACAGGTTCAAACATCAATATTAAAAGACAAATCAACTAACAAATTATATGCCCTGCCTTCAAAAATTCAGGAAGATGCTTACAAAATTTTACGGCTTTATGACATAAAACACATCACAACACCCTACGAAATAATATAG
- a CDS encoding 3-oxoacid CoA-transferase subunit B → MALDKNGIAKRIAQELKDGYYVNLGIGIPTLVANYIPQGIDVILQSENGLLGIGAFPEKGKADADLINAGKQTVTAMQGSSFFDSATSFAMIRGGHIDLTVLGAFEVSETGDIASWKIPGKLVKGMGGAMDLVASAKNIIVATTHTDRNGNSKLKKACTLPLTGVSCVKKIVTDLALLEVVVGGGFKLLERAPGVSVEDIKNATEGRLIVEGDIPEMSL, encoded by the coding sequence ATGGCATTAGATAAAAACGGAATAGCAAAACGAATAGCACAAGAATTAAAAGACGGTTATTATGTAAACCTCGGAATAGGAATTCCGACATTGGTTGCAAATTATATTCCGCAAGGAATTGACGTGATTTTGCAATCGGAAAACGGTTTGTTGGGTATCGGTGCTTTTCCTGAAAAAGGAAAAGCAGATGCTGATTTAATAAATGCCGGAAAACAAACTGTAACCGCAATGCAAGGTTCTTCATTTTTTGATTCAGCAACAAGTTTTGCAATGATAAGAGGCGGACACATAGATTTAACTGTTTTAGGAGCCTTTGAAGTATCTGAAACCGGAGATATTGCAAGCTGGAAAATACCCGGAAAATTAGTAAAAGGAATGGGAGGGGCAATGGATTTAGTTGCTTCGGCAAAAAATATTATTGTTGCAACCACACATACTGACAGAAACGGAAATTCAAAGTTGAAAAAAGCCTGTACATTGCCTTTAACAGGAGTTTCTTGTGTTAAAAAAATTGTAACGGATTTAGCTTTGCTTGAGGTTGTTGTCGGCGGCGGATTTAAATTGTTAGAAAGAGCTCCCGGCGTAAGTGTTGAAGATATTAAGAATGCAACAGAAGGCAGGTTAATAGTTGAAGGTGATATTCCGGAAATGAGTTTATAA
- a CDS encoding CoA transferase subunit A: MNKVVKNAEEAITGIKNGMTIMLGGFGLCGIPENVLKELARVKIKNLTCISNNAGVDDFGLGVLLRDKQLKKMIASYVGENKEFERQFLSGELEVDLVPQGTLAERIRAGGAGIPAFYVPAGYGTEVAEGKEVREFNGKMHLLEFGLTADFAIVKAKYGDSAGNLIYNNTANNFNNMMATAGRITIAEVEELVPVGELNPNEIHTSGIFVQRIFQGTDYEKRIEFETTL, encoded by the coding sequence ATGAATAAAGTTGTAAAAAATGCAGAAGAAGCAATAACCGGAATAAAAAACGGTATGACAATAATGCTCGGAGGATTTGGTCTTTGCGGAATACCTGAAAATGTTTTAAAAGAACTTGCACGAGTTAAGATAAAAAATCTGACGTGTATTTCTAATAATGCAGGCGTGGATGATTTCGGTTTAGGTGTTTTGTTAAGAGATAAACAGTTGAAAAAAATGATTGCATCTTATGTGGGAGAGAATAAAGAATTTGAGAGGCAATTTTTAAGCGGAGAACTGGAAGTTGACCTTGTTCCGCAAGGAACTTTAGCTGAAAGAATAAGAGCAGGGGGTGCCGGTATCCCTGCATTTTATGTTCCGGCAGGTTACGGAACTGAAGTAGCCGAAGGAAAGGAAGTTCGAGAATTTAACGGGAAAATGCATTTATTAGAGTTCGGATTGACTGCTGATTTTGCAATAGTAAAAGCAAAATACGGTGATTCTGCCGGAAATCTGATTTATAATAACACAGCAAATAATTTTAATAATATGATGGCAACCGCAGGAAGGATTACAATTGCCGAAGTTGAAGAATTAGTTCCTGTCGGCGAGTTAAATCCGAATGAAATACATACATCCGGAATTTTCGTTCAAAGAATTTTTCAAGGGACAGATTATGAAAAACGAATTGAATTTGAAACAACTTTATAA
- a CDS encoding transglycosylase domain-containing protein, which translates to MENINKYKKYKRIFWILIISPVLLITIVFVLVNMEVFGKLPGFEELENPKTNLATEIYSSDQVLLGKFFKENRTIVDFKEVSPNVLNALIATEDVRFYSHSGVDARALGRVLKGVLTLNLAGGGSTITQQLAKNLYNMRRDSSEYNTGLPGKADQVVTKFKEWVTAVRLERNYTKQEIMVMYLNTVDFGSNAFGIKSAARTFFNTTPDSLKLEEAAVLIGLLKAPTRYSPRINPKRSLGRRNTVLAQIEKYQDKLKDLHGYIPKSKEYYDSLRALPIKLDYSVQSHTKGIARHFREYIRMLMYKKEPVAPEKPKKPKKMKWNDSEYKKYKKDMLVYEPRYIKYLEDSTEWADNQLYGWCNKNTKPDGKNYNIYKDGLKIYTTINYDMQRYAEEAVKEHIGGYLQPLFYKRHKGRKKAPFSWKITDKKIKEIYEISKKRTDRYKHLKYDLKKDSATIDSIFNIPVEMKVFSWKGVVDTIMSPMDSIKYYKFFLHAGLMSLEPQTGYVRAYVGDVNYDYFRFDNVSLSRRQVGSTFKPFVYSIAMEDKLSPCHLVPNVPITIDLPEGQDPPTWTPKFSSNEKLDGKMISLKTGLALSLNQISAWVMKKYGPKRISEIAHKTGIKSWLPEVPSLCVGSADLRLAEMVGAYDTYPNGGIHVEPIFVTRIEDKNGNVIARFKAKSREALNPNTAYRMIDLMRGVVDIGTSVRLRYRYGFTNEIAGKTGTTNDNSDGWFIGIVPNLVTGVWVGGEERSIRFLSSADGQGANMALPIWALYMQQVYNNEKLGISKEPFKEPALYDGVILDCGEYMQEREGENAFFEGHNDSETF; encoded by the coding sequence ATGGAAAATATAAACAAATATAAAAAATATAAAAGAATATTTTGGATTCTTATAATAAGTCCGGTTTTACTAATTACTATTGTTTTTGTTTTAGTAAATATGGAAGTGTTCGGTAAACTCCCCGGATTTGAAGAGTTAGAAAATCCGAAAACAAATTTGGCTACTGAAATATATTCATCAGATCAAGTGTTATTAGGAAAGTTCTTTAAAGAAAACAGAACTATTGTTGATTTTAAAGAGGTTTCCCCGAATGTGTTAAATGCACTTATTGCAACAGAAGATGTGCGTTTTTACAGTCATTCCGGTGTTGATGCAAGAGCTTTGGGGCGTGTTTTAAAAGGTGTGTTGACCTTAAATCTTGCAGGCGGAGGCAGTACCATAACTCAACAATTGGCAAAGAATTTATATAATATGCGAAGAGATTCTTCGGAATATAATACAGGTCTTCCCGGAAAGGCTGACCAGGTTGTTACAAAATTTAAAGAATGGGTAACAGCTGTCAGACTTGAACGTAATTACACAAAGCAAGAGATAATGGTAATGTATCTTAACACTGTTGATTTCGGAAGTAATGCATTCGGAATTAAATCTGCCGCAAGAACTTTTTTTAATACAACACCGGATTCATTAAAGCTTGAAGAAGCCGCAGTTTTAATCGGTCTTTTGAAGGCTCCGACCAGATACAGCCCCAGAATTAATCCGAAGCGGTCATTAGGCAGAAGAAATACTGTTCTTGCTCAAATAGAAAAATATCAAGATAAGTTGAAAGATCTTCACGGTTATATTCCTAAATCAAAAGAATATTATGATTCTTTACGAGCATTGCCTATAAAGTTGGACTATAGTGTTCAATCACATACAAAGGGAATTGCAAGGCATTTCAGAGAGTATATAAGAATGCTGATGTATAAGAAAGAACCTGTTGCTCCCGAAAAGCCTAAGAAACCGAAAAAGATGAAATGGAATGATTCCGAATATAAAAAATATAAAAAGGATATGCTCGTATATGAACCAAGGTATATCAAATACCTTGAAGATTCGACAGAATGGGCAGACAATCAGTTATACGGTTGGTGCAATAAAAACACAAAGCCTGACGGAAAAAATTACAACATATATAAAGACGGATTAAAGATTTATACAACAATTAATTATGATATGCAAAGATATGCGGAAGAAGCTGTTAAAGAGCATATCGGGGGATATTTGCAACCTTTATTTTATAAAAGGCATAAAGGGAGAAAAAAAGCACCTTTTTCATGGAAAATAACGGATAAAAAAATTAAAGAAATATATGAAATTTCTAAAAAAAGAACAGACAGGTATAAACATTTAAAATATGATTTAAAAAAAGACTCTGCAACAATAGACTCTATTTTTAATATACCTGTTGAAATGAAAGTATTTTCTTGGAAAGGAGTAGTTGATACGATTATGTCTCCTATGGATTCAATAAAATACTATAAATTCTTTTTGCATGCAGGACTAATGTCTCTTGAACCCCAAACGGGTTATGTAAGAGCCTATGTGGGAGATGTTAATTATGATTATTTTAGGTTTGATAATGTTTCATTATCTCGAAGACAGGTAGGTTCTACGTTTAAACCTTTTGTTTATTCTATTGCAATGGAAGATAAATTATCTCCTTGTCATTTAGTGCCGAATGTTCCTATAACAATAGATTTGCCGGAAGGACAAGACCCTCCTACATGGACTCCGAAATTCTCTTCAAATGAGAAGTTAGACGGAAAAATGATCTCATTAAAAACAGGATTAGCGTTATCGTTAAATCAAATTTCGGCTTGGGTTATGAAAAAATACGGACCCAAAAGAATTTCGGAAATTGCACATAAAACAGGTATAAAGTCTTGGTTGCCGGAAGTTCCGTCTTTGTGTGTCGGCTCTGCAGATTTAAGATTAGCTGAAATGGTAGGTGCTTACGATACTTACCCAAATGGAGGAATTCATGTTGAACCTATTTTTGTTACGCGTATTGAGGATAAAAACGGAAATGTAATTGCCAGGTTTAAAGCAAAAAGCAGGGAAGCATTAAACCCTAATACAGCATACAGAATGATTGATTTAATGAGAGGAGTTGTTGATATAGGAACAAGTGTAAGATTAAGATATCGATACGGCTTTACAAATGAGATTGCCGGAAAAACAGGGACTACAAATGATAATTCTGACGGCTGGTTTATCGGAATTGTTCCGAATTTAGTTACCGGAGTATGGGTAGGAGGAGAAGAAAGAAGTATCAGGTTTTTGAGTTCGGCAGACGGGCAGGGAGCAAATATGGCTTTGCCTATATGGGCTTTATATATGCAACAAGTATATAATAATGAAAAACTTGGTATTTCTAAAGAACCTTTTAAAGAACCTGCGTTATATGACGGTGTTATTCTTGATTGCGGAGAATATATGCAAGAAAGGGAAGGCGAAAATGCTTTTTTTGAAGGACATAATGATTCAGAAACTTTTTAA
- the topA gene encoding type I DNA topoisomerase, with product MSKNLVIVESPAKAKTIEKFLGKDYIVKSSYGHIRDLVKKNYGIDIENNYKPEYVVMPDKKKVVAELKKEVKKAELVLLASDEDREGEAIAWHLYETLNLKNKNTKRIVFNEITDTAIKNAVKNPGEINYDLVNAQQARRILDRLVGFELSSVLWKKVQSKLSAGRVQSVAVRLLVEREREIINFKPESFFKVIAEFIVTDENNNKSKMKSELSEKIKTEKEVLEFFENIKNSIFLISKIEKKPGKRSPSAPFTTSSLQQEASRKLGFPVGKTMRVAQKLYENGHITYMRTDSVNLSKLALDTTKKTILKDFGEKYYKRRAFKTKSKNAQEAHEAIRPTYINNKTIKGAFDEVRLYDLIRKRTLASQMSDAEFEKTNIEIDFNHKKYKFLTFGEILIFPGFIKVYTDDLNSEKKSELLPPVKKGQTLNVEKIDAQQNFSKYPPRYSEAALVKQLEDKGIGRPSTYAPTISTIQNRGYVIKESRLGTEKEFTHIRLKDNISKKTETKHYGTEKNKLFPTDIAMVVTDFLKDNFENIIDFNFTANVEKEFDDIADGDIVWYKMIDKFYKDFHKKVEKTIKEADRNTGERILGTDPKTGKQISARIGRYGPVIQLGTQEGEEKPRFASMSKEQHIETISLEEALDLLENSGSGRLLGEDPATGKKVYARYARYGAVVQLGEPSEKDDKPQYAGLLKGMNLDTITLEEALELFKLPRDVGEFEGKKVVAAVGRFGPYIRHDSKFVSLKKTDNPLTVSLERAIELINEKREADKKRLIKEFEENKDIKIIKDRWGKPCIFYKKKYIRLSAKINAEKLSLEDCLKIIETEMPEKNTTKKKKTTVKKASTKKK from the coding sequence ATGAGCAAAAATCTAGTTATTGTTGAGTCACCTGCTAAGGCAAAAACCATTGAAAAATTTTTAGGGAAAGACTATATTGTAAAGTCCAGCTACGGGCATATCAGAGATTTAGTTAAGAAAAACTACGGAATTGATATTGAGAATAATTATAAGCCTGAATATGTCGTAATGCCTGACAAAAAGAAAGTTGTTGCGGAATTAAAAAAAGAAGTTAAAAAAGCAGAATTAGTTCTTTTGGCATCTGATGAAGATCGTGAGGGAGAAGCAATTGCGTGGCATTTATACGAAACCCTGAACCTTAAAAATAAAAATACAAAAAGAATTGTATTTAATGAAATTACCGATACTGCTATAAAAAATGCTGTTAAAAACCCCGGAGAAATTAACTATGATTTAGTTAATGCTCAACAAGCAAGAAGAATATTAGACAGACTTGTAGGTTTTGAATTATCATCTGTGCTTTGGAAAAAGGTACAATCAAAATTATCTGCAGGAAGGGTTCAATCTGTTGCTGTCAGGCTGCTTGTTGAAAGAGAAAGAGAAATTATCAATTTTAAACCTGAAAGCTTTTTTAAAGTTATTGCAGAATTTATTGTTACAGATGAAAATAACAATAAATCTAAAATGAAATCTGAACTTTCTGAAAAAATAAAAACAGAAAAAGAAGTTCTGGAATTCTTTGAAAATATTAAAAATTCAATATTCTTAATCAGCAAGATTGAAAAAAAACCCGGGAAGCGTTCTCCGTCCGCACCGTTTACAACATCTTCACTTCAGCAAGAGGCAAGCAGAAAATTGGGTTTCCCTGTAGGAAAAACAATGAGGGTTGCTCAAAAATTATATGAAAACGGACACATTACATATATGAGAACAGATTCTGTTAATCTTTCAAAATTAGCTTTGGATACCACAAAAAAAACAATTTTAAAAGATTTCGGAGAAAAATATTACAAAAGAAGAGCATTTAAAACAAAATCTAAAAATGCACAAGAAGCTCACGAAGCAATAAGACCTACTTATATTAATAATAAAACAATTAAGGGAGCTTTCGATGAAGTCAGACTCTACGATTTAATAAGAAAAAGAACTCTTGCATCACAAATGAGTGATGCTGAGTTTGAAAAAACAAATATCGAAATCGACTTTAACCATAAAAAATATAAATTTCTAACTTTTGGAGAAATATTAATTTTTCCCGGGTTTATTAAAGTTTATACCGATGATTTAAATTCAGAAAAGAAATCGGAATTATTACCTCCTGTAAAAAAGGGACAAACTTTAAATGTTGAAAAAATAGATGCTCAGCAAAATTTCAGCAAATATCCTCCCAGGTATTCCGAAGCCGCACTTGTAAAACAACTTGAGGACAAAGGAATAGGCAGGCCTTCTACATATGCTCCTACAATTTCCACTATACAAAACCGAGGTTATGTTATTAAAGAAAGCAGGTTAGGAACAGAAAAAGAATTTACGCATATAAGATTAAAAGACAACATTTCAAAAAAAACAGAAACAAAACACTACGGTACAGAAAAAAATAAATTATTCCCGACTGATATCGCAATGGTTGTTACCGATTTCTTAAAAGATAATTTTGAAAATATAATTGATTTCAATTTTACCGCTAATGTTGAAAAAGAATTTGACGATATTGCAGACGGAGATATTGTTTGGTATAAAATGATAGACAAATTCTACAAAGATTTTCACAAAAAAGTTGAAAAAACAATAAAAGAGGCTGACAGAAATACCGGAGAAAGAATCCTCGGAACTGACCCGAAAACCGGAAAACAAATTTCCGCAAGAATTGGTCGATACGGACCCGTTATCCAACTCGGAACGCAAGAAGGTGAGGAAAAACCTCGTTTTGCAAGTATGAGTAAAGAACAACATATTGAAACAATAAGTTTAGAAGAAGCCCTTGATTTACTTGAAAACTCAGGCAGCGGAAGATTATTAGGAGAAGACCCTGCTACCGGCAAAAAAGTTTATGCAAGATACGCCCGTTACGGTGCTGTTGTTCAACTCGGAGAACCTTCCGAAAAAGATGACAAACCTCAATATGCCGGATTACTGAAAGGAATGAATTTGGATACGATAACACTTGAAGAAGCTCTTGAACTTTTCAAACTTCCGAGAGATGTAGGTGAATTTGAAGGCAAAAAAGTTGTTGCTGCAGTCGGAAGATTCGGACCCTATATAAGACATGATTCAAAATTTGTTTCTTTAAAAAAAACAGACAATCCTCTTACGGTTTCGCTTGAAAGAGCAATAGAATTAATTAATGAAAAAAGGGAAGCCGATAAAAAAAGATTAATAAAAGAATTTGAAGAAAATAAAGACATTAAAATCATTAAAGACAGATGGGGGAAACCTTGTATCTTTTACAAAAAGAAGTATATCCGATTATCCGCCAAAATAAATGCTGAAAAATTAAGCTTAGAAGATTGCTTAAAAATTATTGAAACAGAAATGCCGGAAAAAAACACAACTAAAAAGAAAAAAACTACAGTAAAAAAGGCATCAACAAAGAAAAAGTAG